In a genomic window of Quercus lobata isolate SW786 chromosome 4, ValleyOak3.0 Primary Assembly, whole genome shotgun sequence:
- the LOC115987496 gene encoding exopolygalacturonase-like: protein MGKNFSIATVSLLLLLTSTNAGQVFDVKSYGAQTNGDITQALTQAWKAACVVAGSKVVISTGTYKLGLVTLLGPCKGAIEFNLQGTLQAPSDIESFKGKDGWVVFERIDSLTVSGGGVFDGQGQMAWQKNNCAKKYNCDILPINIRFNFITNSIVQDITSKDSKFFHINLLECKNLQFQHVTITAPGDSPNTDGIHIGRSSQINITDANIGTGDDCISIGDGTQDITIKQVTCGPGHGISIGSLGRYENEQPVSGIRVIGATLSNTKNGVRIKTWPASPSGTASGIHFENVIMDNVGNPILIDQNYCPNNQCSNESPSNVKINNVSFKNITGTSSTLEAVKLVCSKSVPCQQVVVADIDLAYKGSGSATSTCVNVRPVVSGKQNPSTCTKKI from the exons ATGGGAAAGAATTTTAGCATTGCAACAGTTTCCTTGTTATTGCTGTTGACATCCACCAATGCTGGGCAGGTCTTTGACGTTAAATCATATGGAGCACAGACTAATGGCGATATCACTCAG GCTTTGACACAAGCTTGGAAAGCTGCATGTGTAGTAGCAGGaagtaaagttgtgatttcaaCGGGAACTTACAAACTAGGTTTAGTGACTTTGTTGGGTCCATGCAAAGGTGCTATTGAGTTTAACCTTCAGGGCACCCTACAAGCCCCATCAGACATTGAATCCTTCAAAGGGAAAGATGGTTGGGTCGTTTTTGAAAGGATTGACAGTCTTACTGTGTCAGGCGGTGGAGTTTTTGATGGCCAAGGACAAATGgcatggcaaaaaaataattgtgcGAAAAAGTACAATTGTGACATACTTCCTATT AATATAAGGTTCAACTTCATCACTAATTCAATAGTCCAAGACATTACATCGAAGGACAGCAAATTTTTCCATATCAACCTTCTGGAATGCAAGAACTTGCAATTCCAACATGTTACCATAACTGCACCCGGAGATAGCCCCAACACTGATGGAATCCACATAGGACGGTCATCTCAGATCAACATTACCGATGCCAATATTGGAACAGGTGATGATTGCATCTCCATTGGAGATGGAACCCAAGATATTACTATTAAGCAAGTAACTTGTGGACCTGGCCATGGCATCAGTATTGGAAGTCTTGGAAGGTACGAAAACGAACAACCTGTTTCAGGAATCAGAGTTATTGGTGCCACTCTTAGCAATACAAAAAATGGTGTTAGAATCAAAACATGGCCTGCTTCCCCTTCTGGGACTGCTTCTGGTATACATTTCGAGAATGTTATCATGGACAATGTTGGCAATCCTATCCTCATTGATCAAAACTACTGCCCAAACAATCAATGCTCAAATGAG tCTCCCTCTAATGTTAAGATCAACAATGTTAGCTTCAAGAACATTACAGGAACCTCTTCAACATTGGAAGCTGTGAAGCTTGTTTGCAGTAAGAGTGTACCATGCCAACAAGTGGTGGTTGCTGACATTGATCTCGCATACAAGGGAAGTGGATCTGCTACTTCCACTTGTGTTAACGTCCGTCCTGTGGTTTCAGGCAAGCAGAACCCTTCTACttgtaccaaaaaaatttaa